The window TTAGTAAAAATAGAACTAAGCGACCCTATCGATATTCAATAGTATAATACCAAAAAGGAAAAGGAATTGCTATGCTTCAAACTGCGTTTTTCTGATTGTTCACAAAGCAAACGCTTACTTTGAACTTTATCAATTAAATGTTCCTTAATTTGATGAAACTGGTATATATTTCTTCACTGCAGCACGAATATCGTCGATATCAAACGGTTTGGCAAAATGGGTTAAAGCTCCAAGATCCTTCGCTTCTTGAATCATATCTAATTCACCATATGCAGTCATAATAATGACTCGAATATCTGGATTAACAACCTTCATTCGTTTTAAAATTTCGATTCCATCCATCCCAGGAATTTTCATGTCCAGTAATACTAAATCTGGCGGG of the Bacillus sp. 1NLA3E genome contains:
- a CDS encoding response regulator, translated to MVDDQFGIRILLNEVLQKEGYQTYQAANGVQALEIVDKTPPDLVLLDMKIPGMDGIEILKRMKVVNPDIRVIIMTAYGELDMIQEAKDLGALTHFAKPFDIDDIRAAVKKYIPVSSN